The Methanomassiliicoccales archaeon DNA segment GCGCCGTGCAGCGGACAAAAGCATGTCGTCATAATTGCGGACTAGGGACTCGGCCCTCTTGCGCGCCTCCTCCTCCCCCAGCAGCATGGCCAGTCCCAACGAGGTCTCGTCAACGCGGCCGCAGGCGTTCACCAGCCTGGTCAGCTGCCCTGCCCTGGAGTTGGCCTTGGGGAAGAAATAGTCCGAGGCCAGCTCGTCCTCCAAGCTGCCCTGGGAGCATCCCTGTTCCAGCAGCCTCAACGAGATGAGCGAGGAGAGCCTGCGCCTTCCCCCTTCGTCCAGACCGTCCCAGGTCGTCTCCGGCCGAACGTTCGCTTCCTGCAGCAGCTGGGCGATGCCCTGGGTATCGCCGCTCACCCCCCGAATGAAGGGGTGGGCCGAGCGCATCAATCCCTCGCCCACCGGTCCAGGGAGGAGTAGCGAGCCCTTCCGTTCTTGTACCAGCTCCTTTTTGGCCCCCTCGGTGAAGAGGTGGGCGTTCACACCCATGAGCCCGGACAGGTGCTGCCGGTCACCGACCATTCCGGCGAAGGCCAGCGGCAGCAGGTCCCAGTTCTTTTCATCCACCGTTACCGCCAGCAGCATCGACAGGGTGCTGGCGCAGGCGTACCTGGCCCCGTCCACCTTGAAGACCGAGGGGTTGAGGTGGAACAGCTTCTCGGAATCCCGTTCGGGGCGATGATGGTCCAGGACGATCACCTTGGTCCCCAGCGATTCGAGAAGGCCGAGGTTCGCGGACCCCATGTCGGAGACTATCAGCAGGTCCACCCCGGCGGAAGCCCCCGCCTTGATGGCCTCCTGGTCGAAGCTCTTGAGCATGGTGGTCTGAGCGCCCTTGCCCTGCCGGAGCATCATGGCCGTCAGGACGCTAGCGGCGGATATGCCGTCCGCATCGTTGTGGGAAAAGATACGGGCCTCGGTGCAGGACCGCACCGCGGCTGCCGCTTTGCAAAAGCGAGTTAAGAGGTTTTCTGGCAACTGGACGTTCACGTCCATATTACCCTCACTCGATGAGCAGCTCAGCGTTCTTCAGGGAGTAGTTCCAGTCGCTGGGCAAGATGTCCAGGCGCTTGTAGTACTTCACCAGGCGCCTGATCTTGGACTCTATCAGCTGCAGGCCCCGGCGGTTGGAATGATCGCCGCGGTTCCCGTTCTGAACGTGCAGGTTGAGGTTGATGGCCTTCCTCATCAATGCCGTCAGGTCCTCCGGCAGCTTGGGGGACAGATCGTTCTCGTTCAGGATCTCCAACACGGTCTTGTCAGTGGAAAGCCTGACGCTGGGTACGGCGTGCTGGTCCCTAAGAACCAAGCCGATCTTGGAGCTGGTCATGCCCTCCTTTCCCAGTTTGACCACCATTTCCACTACTTCATCCTTCGACAGGGGAACCCACTCCGGGTTCTCGGTCAGCAGAGGCCTCCTGGAACGGGAGGACCCCCTTCTCCTGGCGTGCATTCTTGCCATATGAACATCATCCTTTTGATCGTGCTAACAGGTTTAACTTCGTTGGTGGCGGCGAAGCGACCGTCTATTTCACTCCTACTATTTAAGATTTCGATTCTTGCCCAGCTTGGAAAGGACCGCCTCCCTGGCCCAGGCGATCTGCTCCCGGTACTCGCACTCCGGGAAGGCCAGGTTGTCCGGGAGCTCTTCCATCAGCTCCCACCCCATCTCCCCCTCTCCCTTCTCCTCGCCCAGGATGCCGGCGAAGACAACCTCCGGTCCCATGGGACGGCAGTCGAGGACCTGAAACTCGAACCCGCTCTCCTCCATGAACTCCCTCCTCATGCCCTCCAGCGGGGTCTCCATCTCCTCTAGCTTGCCCCCAGGCATCTCCCATCCCTTGCGCTTGGGGTTATAGACCATGAGATAGCGGTCGCCCTTGAATGCTATACCGTAGACGTTTGGCAGTTGGATCACCGTTTCATGTCGAACGCTTCCCTACAAGAGCTATCGTTATTTATGAAATTCCCAATTCTCCCCCAATGAGAGGACAGAACGAGGGCGATGAGGGGAATCAAGAATCGGAGCTCCTGGAGATACGCATGGTTGATCCTCTGCTCCCGGAGGTCATAGATATGCTCTGGGAGATGCGCAGGGAGATAGACAGGATGTATGACGAGGTCACCACATCCCCCCCTCCTCAGGAGGAGTTCCTATCGCCTCGAGCGGTCTTCCTGGCGGTCACATCCAATGGTAGGATGGTGGGATGCGGGGCCATCAAGCCCTTCGACGGTGAGACCGCCGAGATCAAGAGGCTCTTCGTCTCCCCGGCCTACAGAAGGAAGGGGATAGCCCGATGGATCATGCAGGAGCTGGAGAGGAAGGCTACCGAGCTTCGATACAGACAGACCATCCTAGACACCGGATACAAGCAACAAGGGGCCATGAGACTCTACGAATCCCTGGGATACCGGCGGATCCCTTGCGCTGGCCGCCAGGGAATGAAGGAATGGAGCGTCTGCTTCGAGAAAAGGCTTTGATCAAACCCTTTCCACCACGATCATGGCATGGTCCTTCTCGAACGGTTCCAGCTCCACCATCTCCCGGACAGCGAAACCCTCCTTTTTCAGCAGTTCGGCGCTCTCCTTGAATATCTCCCTCGGCTCCCTGGTGACATCCTCGGAGCGCGCCTTGACCGTCAGCATGCCCCACCTGGCCGGAAATCGTTTCATGACCTTGGCGATGATCCCGGCCTGATGCTTCTGCGCCACGTCCTGATAGACCACATCGGCCCTTTCCACCAAGAAGGCCAGGTCGTCCGGTTTCGTGGCGTCGCCTAAGATGGGCATCATGTTGGAGCGGGACTCGCAAACGCCAACGAGGTCGCGGAACATGCGGGGCGATATTTCCACGCAGTACACCCGCCCCTCGGTGACCAGGTCAGAGACGTGGCTGGGGGTGGTGCCGCTGGACGCTCCGAGGTAGAGCACGTGGGAGTCCGGCCGGAAGGGGCAGTACTTACCCCCCTTCCTGATGTAGGCCGACAGCTTGCTCCTCTCCGGCACCCATTCCCGGTATTCCACTCCCTCCTGGGAGAACAGTCTCTCCCCATAGACCCTGCGTCCCGGGGTTAGGTTGCGAGTCAGCAGCATGTCGCCGGACCTGAACACGCCAGGGAACGGCGTCCCCTCCACCCGCAGCTTGGCCTCGCTCATAAGGATGACCATGACTGACAAATTATTAAGCGTTTCAGTGAGTATGATTCACCGTGGCGGGGACGGACGAGGCCAAGCGGATAGAGGAGCTGACCGAACGCATCGCCCAGCTCGAGGCCGCCTTCCGCCAGGTCTCCATCCCCTATGCCGAGCTGGTCACCCAGCTGGCCAACTTCCAGGAGACCGTGGGCAAGTACTTCCGGCTCATGGACCTGTACCAGCGGTACGGTGTGGTCTCGGTGGACACCATTCTACCGGAGGTCAAGGACCCCATATCCAAGGACATCCTGAGGATACTGCTGGACCGTCCTGACCTGAACATCTCCCAGCTGACCGAGGAGCTCAAGTCCCGCCGGGGGACCTCCTCCCGCCGCATCGTGCGGGACAAACTCAATGAGCTGTCCGAGCAGAAGCTAGTGGTGGAGGAGGCTGGAAGGAACGAGAAGACCTACCGCCTGTCAGAACAGGTGGTCAGGAAGTGGTCACAGGTGCTCGGCCTGTCCAAGTAGAGTGACCACACGTACATAGGTGCATGAAACCACGGAACTCGAGAGAGAGGGAAAAGGCGGACGGACAGAGCCAAGTGCAGATCACGATGATGATGAGGTGAGGAGAATGACGAACGACAAAATGCCAGATGCGGAACAGTTGAAGGAGATATTCGGAGTGCTCACGGAAAGCGTGCCCAAGCTATTGGACAGCGTGACAAAAGTACTTTACGGCTCTCAAGAGGGCACCAAGTTCGGTCAGTCGGTGGCCGCGTTCTACAAGGCGCTCAAGGACGCCGGCATGAGCAACGAGCAGGCGTTCGAGCTGACCAAGGAGTACATGTCCAACCTGAGCATCGGCGGGATGCTGAAGAACGTTGTAGGCGGCGCAAGCCAACACGAACACCATGATTGAGGTCCTAACAGATGGCTAAAGTAAAGGGAGAGTGGACCGGTGACCGCTCGGCCATAGTTTACGTGGCCGCGGCGGCGCCGTGGTTGCTGTTGCGTTTGTCCGTCGCCTACCTGCGCATGAGGCGCAGAGCCAACAAGGAAGGCCGCCAGTTCTACCAGGCGCTGTTGAGGGACGGCGTCCCCCGCGAGCACGCACGTATGTTGGCGGACGAGTACTCCTCCAGCCTCTCCCTGGTCCGGATGATCAGGGAGAACCTGGGGAAGTTCACTTCCTGAACAGGTACTCGGCGATGCCGAAGCCCACTTCGTCACTGTCGTCGTCAATGCGGTAGCGGGCCATGTTCTCGAACATTATGGAGCCGCGGTTGTCCTCGCCCTTGAACTCCATGATGGCCTTCTTCTTGACCTCGCCCTTGACGCCGTAGACCACGCCGTCCTTATCGTACATCGCCATGTACAGAGTGTTGGGACTGCCGTCCGCGTCGTACTCGGTGACCATGTCCACCTTCACTAAGGGCAGGGTCTCGCCGTCCACGAATATGAAACCGGCGTCGATGTCGCCCTTGTCCATGTACAGCTTGGTGACGTTGAACCCATATCCTTCGTTGAACTGGCAGGTGAGCCAGACCCAGGCGCGGGGTGCGGTCCAGTCCCTCTCTCCCCAAGAGTGGTCCCTCTCGCCCAAGGCCTTGATGTAATAGTCCTTGTCGCCGACCTTCAGCTGTCCCAGGACCTTGCCCATCTGCTCCAGATGCTCGGAGGCGACGGTTGCGGCCATGGCCTCCTTGTCCCCGGTCACGCAGTCGCGGTAGTTGAACATGGGGTTCAGTCCCTCGAACCGCAGCTCGAACTTGACCTTCACAGCGCTGTCCTCGCCCTTCTTTTGCATGGGCAGGTCGCCGTCGAACTTCAGGTTCCAAACCTTCTCGTCCTCGACTTTCTCGAAGGTCACTCCCTTGACGGTAAGGTCGTTGCCATCGAACTCCACGGCCTCCTTCGTCCCCACCATGGAGCCGTCGGGCATCATGAAGAAGCAGAACAGCATCTTCTCGTTCTTGTTAGGTTTCAGGCCAAGGCGCATGAAGCCGCAGATATCGTTCCCGCGGTCATAGAAGCTGAAATAGAAACTTTCGTTCCAGTTCTTCTGTTCGCCATGTTCGTGAATTACATCGGTTTCCACTGGAATCATCCTTCCCTGATATAGATCAGGCCTTCGTTGCCGTCAAGGGTTATCAGCTGACCCGTTATGAAGATTTTCGTTGCTCCCTTCACCGCGGTGACCGCCGGAATGCCGTATTCCCTTGACACGACGGCCCCGTGGGAAAGTATCCCGCCAGTCTCGGTGATCAACCCTCCGATCTTGGAGAAGACCGCGGTCCATCCCGGGTCGGTGTTGGAGGTGACCAGTATCTCCCCCTCCCGGACCTCGGGCAGCTGCTCGATGGAATCGACCACTCGCACCCGGCCGGTGGCCACGCCCGGGCTGGCCGAAGTTCCGGTCAAGCGGGCGGCCCCAGCCTCGACCTGGACCGTGTCGTCGAACTCCACGCCTCCCTTCAGGAACTTGGGCGGCAGCTCGCCCTTCCAGCTGCGGAACTCCTCGATGCGGGCCGGCATCTCTTTCAACGCTTCCCATCCTTCTCCCTTGGCCAAGGCGAAGATCTCCTCCTTGGAGAGGAAGAATATCTCCTCCTCCTTGGCGATGATCCCCTTGGCCAGGAACCGGCGGGCGTACTCCTTGTAGATCCTGCGCTCCCGGTACAGGATGTGGTCCAGATAATAGCGCTGGTTCTCCCGGAACATGAGGTAGACCTGGGCGAAATGCATTATGAGGCGGAAAACCCCGGCCTTGAAATAGCCCAGTTTCAACCTCCTCATCCGCGACAGAATCTCCGTCTCGGCCTCCTCCCTCTCCCGGACCTTGCGCTTCTCCAGGCTCTCCAGGTCGACCGGTGGCGACGAGACCAGGGAACGGACGATGTCCACCACCAGTCGGGGGTCCTCGCCCCAGCGGGGGAAGTAGAGCTCCCGGGTGTGGGAACGATGCCCGTACTTCGCGAGGAACGATTCGAAGTCCTTCCAATATGCGGCCATCTGGGGGTCGGTCCTCATCAGGGCCACCGCGTCCATCGAGCTGAGCGACAGCACCTTGTCCTTGACGTAGGGATCGTTCCTGGCGGTGTTGGCCAGGTGGTTGAGGGCTATGTTGGTCTCGATGGTCTTGTTGCCCTCCAGACCGCTGATCACCTTGGAGTACAGAGCGCCGTTGTTGTCCTGCAGCCAGTCCTGCAGCCAGCGTTTTATGATCATGTTCATGCCGATGGAGTGGGCCACCATACCGTAGCGGATTAGGCGACAGTGCTTGAGCACCTTGCCATCCAGCTCCCAGGCCACATCCTCCAGCTTCTCGTCAGGGACGACCGTCAGGTCCCGGGCGTCGAAGCCCTTGGCCCATTCCATGAAGTCGGCGGCCCACTTGTTGTAGGCCTTGTCGGTGTTCAGTATGACCCCATCTCTATCAAGGACGGAGATGCGCACCTCGGCCAGCACCCTGCGGAACAGCCTGGTCTTGGCGTTGACGATGCGGGCGTGGTCCTTCTCCGGGAAGTAGTTCAGCAGCTCCTTGGTGCGGGAGAACTTGGGGTTATAGATCAGCATTCCCTCGAGGACCTCGGCGTTGAAGTACACGTGCCCTTTGTGAATGCGCAGCAGCGGTTTGTCCGTCAGCTCGTGGTAGCCCATGATGGCGCTGCCCTCCCAGTTGACGTACTTGGTCAGCCACGGACCGAGGATGGAAAAGAACAAGGGGGAGGTGACATCCGCCCAGTACTCGTCGCCGTACCCTCTCGTCCATAGCGTGCGGTCCCCGCCTATGGTGGTGATAGGCCGTGATTGCAGGATGTATATCTTGTCCCCCTCGGCCGCCCACTCTATGTCCTGCGGCCCGTTCATGTGTTGGTGCAGCTTCATGCCCAGTTTGGCCACCAGCTCCACCTTGGCTCTTGTGAGGGATGGCCGTCCCCGCTCGGCCTCCGGGACGTCCACCACCTTCTCCCCTTCAGGCGAAAGGAATATGGCCTGGGGCTTCACGCTGATGCTGGATTCCTTAAGCTCCCCGCTCTGGGGATCGCAGACGAAGCGGTCAGGCGTGACCAGCCCGGAGGCGATGGACTCGCCCAGCCCCCAGCTCGACTCGATGATTATACGCTCCTCCCCGCTCATGGGATCGGAGGTGAACATGATGCCCGAGGAATCGGCGTTGACCATGCGCTGGACGATGACGGCCATGCCCGTATCCAGGTGGCCAATCTTCTTGTCGTGCCGGTAGCTGATGGCCCTTTCGTTCCAGTAAGAGGCCCAGCATCTCCTCACATGCTCCGCGACCTGGTCCTTGGTCACGTTCAGGAAGGTGTCCAGCTGCCCGGCGAAGGAGGCCTGCTCCAGGTCCTCAGCGATGGCCGAAGAGCGCACCGCCCAGAGGCTTTCCGGGCCCAGGGCGGCCATGCCCAGGTCCATCTGCTGCGACAGCTCCCGGTCCATCGGCGATGTCAGGATCGATGATCGTATGGACTCGGCGCAACGGGCCACCTTGAGGGCGTCCCCGTACTCCAGGGTCCCCAAGGCCTCCTGGATGCAAATGCGCAGGTCGTTAGAGTCCAGGAAGCGTTCGTAGGCCGCGGTGGTGACCACCACTCCCTCCGGTACCGGGAACCCGGTCTTTATCAGGTCCGTTAGGTTGCGGGCCTTCCCGCCTATCTCCTTTTTGTTCCCGTCGCCCGACAGTGAGATGACATCCCCGTTCAATCGATCCCTCATGCCTTTCTGAGGCGGTGAAGGAACGCCATGCGGTCTTTAAACTATTTCCACTGGCGCAATTATGAATAATCCCCCGTCAATATCCAGGGCGATGAGGGAAACATTGGAATGGCTGGCCAGTAAAGTGGCCGGCGAGATCGGTATGAGCTGCTCGTTCAGCGAAATGGCTGCGGAGGTGGGGATGGGTGCGGACGGCACCCCGACATGTCGCATCGACCAGGTGGCCGAAGAGGCGCTCCTGAGGTTGATGGACGAGCGCGAGGTCCCGCTGAACGTGCTCAGCGAGGAGGCCGGGCTCATCGACCGGGGCTACGAGCGGACCTTGGTAATGGACCCGGTGGACGGGACCTACAACGCCCTGATGGGCATACCTTTCTACAGTGTTTCGCTGGCCGTATGCACCAGGTCCATGAACGACGCCACTCACGCCATCGTGCGCAACCTGGTGACCGGCGACACGTTCTACGCCGAGAAGGGCCAGGGGGCCACCTGGAACGGGCGCCCCATCTATGTGCGAGCATTCGATCAGGCCAACTCGGTGCTCCTGGTCTACTTGGGCAAGTTCTGCGCCGCGGCCTCCAATGCCGTGGTGCACAAGGCCAGGAGGACCCGGTCCATGGGCTGTTCCTCCCTGGAGATGTGCCTGGTGGCCGCCGGCCTGGCCGACGGTTACTACATGAACTCTTCCGTGCGCAAGAGATCACTCCGGGTGGTGGACATCGCCGCCAGCGCCCTCGTCCTGCGCGAGGCCGGAGGCGAGCTCTACAATCTGAACGGTAACGTACTGGACATGACCCTGGACCTGAAGGTCCGGGCCAACTGCCTGGCCGTGGGCGACGCGGCCGTACTGGAGTGGATAAGATGAAGTTCGGGATGAGCGTCAACATGAACATACCCGACGCCCCCCGCATCGCCAAGAAGACCTTGGAGCTGCTGAAGGGACACGAGGTGCTGCTGGAGAAGGAGATGGCCGGCCGGTTCAAGGTCCAGGGTCACCGCCTCGACGATATGGAGGTGGACATGATGGTGACCATCGGCGGTGACGGCACGATACTACGGGCGCTGCAGCACAACAAGGCGCCCATATTCGGGGTCAACGCCGGGGACCTCGGCTTCCTGACCGCAGTGTCCGAGGATGAGCTTGATGAAGGGATAGACAACATCCTCCAGGGCCACTACGAGCTGGAAGCCCGCACCAAGCTGCAGACCACGGTGGGCGGGCAGCGCATGGCCGACGGCATGAACGAAGCGGTGGTGCACACCGCCCATGTGGTCAAGATACGTCCTTTTCAGGTGTTCGTGGACGGGGAGGTGGCGGTCAACGTCCGCGCCGACGGCATAGTGGTGGCCACGCCCACGGGTTCCACCTGCTACGCCATGAGCCTGGGCGCGCCGTTGGTGGACCCCCGGGTGGAGGCGTTGGTGATAGTGCCCATGGCCCCCTTTAAGTTCGCCGCCCGCCCGATCGTGGTCCCAGCCAGCAGCCGCATCACCCTACAGATCGTCCGGCCCAAGGAATGCGTGGTAGTGGTGGACGGGCAGCAGGAGCTGCTTATGGCCGGCCACGAGACGGTGGAGTTCCAGGTCGCCCCGGACAAGGCCCGCTTCGTCAGTTTCGGCAAAGGATTCTACGCCCGT contains these protein-coding regions:
- a CDS encoding fibrillarin-like rRNA/tRNA 2'-O-methyltransferase, whose translation is MSEAKLRVEGTPFPGVFRSGDMLLTRNLTPGRRVYGERLFSQEGVEYREWVPERSKLSAYIRKGGKYCPFRPDSHVLYLGASSGTTPSHVSDLVTEGRVYCVEISPRMFRDLVGVCESRSNMMPILGDATKPDDLAFLVERADVVYQDVAQKHQAGIIAKVMKRFPARWGMLTVKARSEDVTREPREIFKESAELLKKEGFAVREMVELEPFEKDHAMIVVERV
- a CDS encoding NAD(+)/NADH kinase, which produces MKFGMSVNMNIPDAPRIAKKTLELLKGHEVLLEKEMAGRFKVQGHRLDDMEVDMMVTIGGDGTILRALQHNKAPIFGVNAGDLGFLTAVSEDELDEGIDNILQGHYELEARTKLQTTVGGQRMADGMNEAVVHTAHVVKIRPFQVFVDGEVAVNVRADGIVVATPTGSTCYAMSLGAPLVDPRVEALVIVPMAPFKFAARPIVVPASSRITLQIVRPKECVVVVDGQQELLMAGHETVEFQVAPDKARFVSFGKGFYARTREKLMGTLC
- a CDS encoding 30S ribosomal protein S15, with translation MARMHARRRGSSRSRRPLLTENPEWVPLSKDEVVEMVVKLGKEGMTSSKIGLVLRDQHAVPSVRLSTDKTVLEILNENDLSPKLPEDLTALMRKAINLNLHVQNGNRGDHSNRRGLQLIESKIRRLVKYYKRLDILPSDWNYSLKNAELLIE
- a CDS encoding DHH family phosphoesterase, translating into MDVNVQLPENLLTRFCKAAAAVRSCTEARIFSHNDADGISAASVLTAMMLRQGKGAQTTMLKSFDQEAIKAGASAGVDLLIVSDMGSANLGLLESLGTKVIVLDHHRPERDSEKLFHLNPSVFKVDGARYACASTLSMLLAVTVDEKNWDLLPLAFAGMVGDRQHLSGLMGVNAHLFTEGAKKELVQERKGSLLLPGPVGEGLMRSAHPFIRGVSGDTQGIAQLLQEANVRPETTWDGLDEGGRRRLSSLISLRLLEQGCSQGSLEDELASDYFFPKANSRAGQLTRLVNACGRVDETSLGLAMLLGEEEARKRAESLVRNYDDMLLSAARRTAERGLSKETAIQYFESSNKEVSSELCGIIMQWVGDQDKATICLTRMDKDFKISSRGTRKLVDKDGLDLSVALRDAAASVGGVGGGHNIASGATIPLGKDIDFIQALDIIVAKQMNRASAK
- a CDS encoding PEP-utilizing enzyme: MRDRLNGDVISLSGDGNKKEIGGKARNLTDLIKTGFPVPEGVVVTTAAYERFLDSNDLRICIQEALGTLEYGDALKVARCAESIRSSILTSPMDRELSQQMDLGMAALGPESLWAVRSSAIAEDLEQASFAGQLDTFLNVTKDQVAEHVRRCWASYWNERAISYRHDKKIGHLDTGMAVIVQRMVNADSSGIMFTSDPMSGEERIIIESSWGLGESIASGLVTPDRFVCDPQSGELKESSISVKPQAIFLSPEGEKVVDVPEAERGRPSLTRAKVELVAKLGMKLHQHMNGPQDIEWAAEGDKIYILQSRPITTIGGDRTLWTRGYGDEYWADVTSPLFFSILGPWLTKYVNWEGSAIMGYHELTDKPLLRIHKGHVYFNAEVLEGMLIYNPKFSRTKELLNYFPEKDHARIVNAKTRLFRRVLAEVRISVLDRDGVILNTDKAYNKWAADFMEWAKGFDARDLTVVPDEKLEDVAWELDGKVLKHCRLIRYGMVAHSIGMNMIIKRWLQDWLQDNNGALYSKVISGLEGNKTIETNIALNHLANTARNDPYVKDKVLSLSSMDAVALMRTDPQMAAYWKDFESFLAKYGHRSHTRELYFPRWGEDPRLVVDIVRSLVSSPPVDLESLEKRKVREREEAETEILSRMRRLKLGYFKAGVFRLIMHFAQVYLMFRENQRYYLDHILYRERRIYKEYARRFLAKGIIAKEEEIFFLSKEEIFALAKGEGWEALKEMPARIEEFRSWKGELPPKFLKGGVEFDDTVQVEAGAARLTGTSASPGVATGRVRVVDSIEQLPEVREGEILVTSNTDPGWTAVFSKIGGLITETGGILSHGAVVSREYGIPAVTAVKGATKIFITGQLITLDGNEGLIYIREG
- a CDS encoding GNAT family N-acetyltransferase, whose translation is MRGQNEGDEGNQESELLEIRMVDPLLPEVIDMLWEMRREIDRMYDEVTTSPPPQEEFLSPRAVFLAVTSNGRMVGCGAIKPFDGETAEIKRLFVSPAYRRKGIARWIMQELERKATELRYRQTILDTGYKQQGAMRLYESLGYRRIPCAGRQGMKEWSVCFEKRL
- a CDS encoding NUDIX domain-containing protein encodes the protein MIQLPNVYGIAFKGDRYLMVYNPKRKGWEMPGGKLEEMETPLEGMRREFMEESGFEFQVLDCRPMGPEVVFAGILGEEKGEGEMGWELMEELPDNLAFPECEYREQIAWAREAVLSKLGKNRNLK